From Syntrophales bacterium, one genomic window encodes:
- a CDS encoding iron-containing alcohol dehydrogenase encodes MKTFSFTGAQRIVFGRGSFAGLPVNLAELKITRPLVVLDGSLAAIGFGEKIDELLKKAGMEFVLYDKALPEPPLELADDGAKLALRKKCDGVIGIGGGSAMDLAKAISVIAANKGKAVDYLGLNKVPGPGLPKIMVPTTAGTGSEVTFTAVFIRKKLNKKEGMNSPYLYPELALLDPELTLSLPAQATATTGIDALCHAIESYTSINASPISEMFSLEAIRLISDNIRTAVHDGSNIEAREAMLLGSLYAGYGLANAGVTAVHSLSYPLGGRYGVSHGLANTIILPKVLAFNLPGALEKFVDVAEVMGEIVDELPLREAAYLCVEAVEALIEDCGVTTTLQDLNVPEEDFPLLAQAALTVARPLANNPCRMTEEDMIGIYQECHE; translated from the coding sequence ATGAAGACATTTTCGTTTACAGGGGCGCAGAGAATTGTATTTGGAAGGGGCAGTTTCGCCGGTTTGCCGGTGAATCTCGCTGAGTTGAAGATAACAAGGCCGCTGGTCGTGCTCGACGGCAGTCTCGCGGCGATCGGGTTTGGGGAAAAAATAGATGAATTGCTGAAAAAGGCGGGGATGGAGTTTGTCCTTTATGACAAGGCCTTGCCGGAGCCGCCGCTTGAGCTGGCCGACGACGGGGCGAAGCTGGCGCTGCGCAAAAAATGCGACGGGGTAATCGGCATTGGCGGCGGCAGCGCGATGGATCTGGCGAAGGCAATCTCCGTTATCGCGGCGAACAAGGGAAAGGCGGTTGATTACCTGGGGCTGAACAAGGTTCCCGGGCCGGGGCTTCCGAAGATCATGGTCCCGACGACCGCTGGAACCGGGAGTGAGGTTACGTTTACGGCGGTTTTCATCCGCAAGAAGCTTAACAAAAAAGAGGGGATGAACAGCCCTTATCTCTATCCGGAACTGGCGCTGCTCGATCCGGAATTGACGCTCAGCCTGCCTGCGCAGGCGACGGCGACGACCGGGATCGACGCCTTGTGCCATGCGATCGAATCATACACCTCGATCAACGCCTCGCCGATAAGCGAGATGTTTTCGCTCGAGGCGATTCGCCTGATCTCCGACAACATCCGGACGGCCGTGCATGACGGATCGAATATCGAAGCGCGCGAGGCGATGCTGCTGGGAAGCCTCTACGCCGGCTACGGTCTTGCAAATGCCGGCGTGACGGCGGTTCATTCGCTGTCTTATCCTCTGGGCGGGCGTTATGGCGTATCCCACGGCCTTGCCAATACGATCATTCTGCCGAAGGTGCTGGCCTTCAACCTTCCCGGGGCGCTGGAGAAATTCGTTGATGTCGCCGAGGTGATGGGGGAAATAGTTGATGAACTGCCGCTGCGGGAGGCGGCCTATCTGTGCGTTGAGGCGGTCGAGGCCTTGATTGAGGACTGTGGCGTAACGACCACGCTTCAGGATCTCAATGTTCCTGAAGAGGATTTCCCGCTGCTTGCCCAGGCGGCCCTGACGGTTGCCCGGCCCCTTGCTAACAACCCCTGCCGGATGACAGAAGAGGACATGATCGGAATCTATCAGGAGTGTCACGAATAA